DNA from Cetobacterium sp. ZOR0034:
TATAATTCAAGGAGTAAGAAATTTTTTAACTTTTTCCAACAATCAAATAAATATGAAAAAAGCTCTTTTTTATCAGAGCTTTTTTTTATATAAAAAAATCACATATCTTTTTAACTTATCTAAATAAAACTTTAAATAAATTAAAACTATATGTGATTTAAAATAAATGGTGCCTGAGGGGGGACTCGAACCCCCAAGGTGTTAGCACCGGCGGATTTTGAGTCCGCTACGTCTACCAATTCCGTCACTCAGGCTTTACAAATTCATTCTATACCAATTAGAGAGCTTTGTCAACTATTTTATTACAATTAAAGCAAAAAAAAGCCACTTAAAGACTTACTAACGCAAGATTTTTAAGTGGTTTTTAAATTTAATATCTATTACTTAATTATATTTTTTCTCCATTGCTATCTATTACATCTTTATACCAGTAGTAACTATCTTTCTTATATCTATTTAAACTTCCTGTTTCTTCGTTTCTATCTACATAAACAAATCCATATCTTTTTTGATAACCATTTAACCAACTCAATAAATCAGTAAAAGACCAAGTACAATAAGCAAGTACAGTACAGCCATCCTCAATTGCTTGACCCAAAGCATTTAAATGTTCTCTTAGATAATGAATTCTGTATGTATCATGAATCGAATTATCGCTTTCTAATTTATCGAAACTTCCTAATCCGTTTTCAGATATTACAATAGGTAATCTATATCTACTTGTTATTTCTCTACATAAATATGTCAATCCTAAAGGATCTATAGTCCAATCCCAATCTGTTGTTTTCAAATATGGATTTTGAGGGTTCTTAAATAATCCTGGAGTTCCTGTTACTTGAGCAGATCCTTTTTTCCCAGTTGTATTCATACTTCCATATGGTGTAACTCCGTCTATAGAATTATATTCACATACACAACTTTGATAGTAATTTACTCCCATGAAGTTTATCTCTTTTGCTGCTTTTTTCAAAATTTCTTTGTCTTCATCACTCACTATTGGAGCTATACCTTTCCTTTCTAGATATTTCATCGCTACTATTGGATATTCTCCATAAGCATAAACATCTAACCACCAATAGTTTTTTAAATCATCATAATTTAATTTTGAAATTGCATTATCTGGGTTACAATCTAAAGCATAGCTCGGAGTATATGCAAAACTTGCTCCTATCATACCTTCAAATCCCATTTCACGATATGCTAATACCGCTTTTGCATGTGCTAAAAAAGCGTAATGATTTACTTGATAAAACATTTTCTGATCATCAAATTTTCCTGGCGGATGCTGAGCTGTTAACCACCCTAAAGATGTAAAAATATTCTGTTCGTTTAAAGTTATCCAATATTTTACACTTTTACCAAAATTTTCAAATAATACCTTTGCATAGTTTACAAAATCATTAACTATTTTTTCATTTTCAAATCCACCATATTGATCTATTAAACTTTGAGGTAAATCCCAATGAAAAATAGTAACCATGGGTTCTATACCATATTTTAAACATTCATCGATTATATTTTTATAAAATTCTATCCCTTTTGGATTTACTTCTCCATTTCCATTTGGAAATATTCTTGTCCAAGCGATAGAAAATCTATATGTTTTTAATCCCATTTCTGCCATTAAGGCTATGTCCTCTTTGTATCTGTAATAGTGATCAACTGCAACATCACCATTTGTTCCTTTAAAAGTTTTTCCGGGTATTCTTACAAAATTATCCCAGTTAGACATACCCTTCCCATCTACATTATAAGCTCCCTCTACTTGATAAGCTGCAGAAGCACTTCCCCATAAAAAATTTTTTGGAAATTTATGCATATTCTCCCTCTCCTTCAATTATACTTTCTTCTTCTAACATTTTATTGTCAAACGCTTTAAAAAACGGTAAATATATTACCATTCCTATAAGTATTAATAAAATTTGTAAAATAACATATCTAAATGAACCTATTGAAGCTAAATATCCACTTATTAAAGGTGGTGTTGTCCATGGAATTGAAATTCCAGGTAACTTCGGTAAAAATCCAAAAGCTATAGAGAAATACCCTATAAGCCCAGTTAAAATAGGTGTTATAAAAAATGGTATTATTAAATATGGATTCATTACAATTGGTAATCCAAATATAATTGGTTCATTTATATTGAAACAAGCTGCCCCAACCGAAATTTTCCCAACCTCTTTAAGTTGTTTACTTTTAGAAACAAAAGCTAATAAGAAGGCTAAGGCAAAGGTTCCTCCTCCTCCTCCAAGACTTATAAAGATATCGAAGAATGGGCCTCCTAATATATTTGGGATTTCTTTTCCTGCTTCATACGCAAGTCTATTTTGATCTCCTAACAATCCAAGAACAGGTCCAATTGTTCCCAGTATAATTGTAGAACCATGAAGTCCTGCTATCCAGAATAGTTGTATAATAGCAATTATTATAGCTAATCCCCACCAACTTCCTACTAAAAATTTTAGTGGAGTAGTTAACGTTACTTTTAATAATTCATGAACATTTTGGAAATTTGTAACTTCTAAAATCAAACGAATTCCTAAAGTCCCTAGCATTAAAGCTAATGTTGGTATTAATGCAATAAAAGATCTTGCAACTGCTGGTGGTACATTTTCTGGCATTTTAATTACTATATTCTTTTTTATAAACCATGTGTACACCTCTACAGAAATAAGAGATGAAATTATTGCTCCAAAAAGTCCCGCACTTCCTGTATAAACTAAAGGAATAGCATCTACAGTTGTATTCATAAACGAAACCTTATAAGGTGTAAGAATCATAAAAGTCATAAGAGCAAGTGCTATAGATGAAAGACAATCTATTTTATTTTTCTCTGCTAGTCTATAAGATATACCAATACAAGCAAATATTGACATTATGTCAAATGTTGCCCTTACAGGATATAACACCTTCTCCATCCAAGCCTCTCCAAATAAATTTGACATAAATTCATAATATCCAGGTATTGGTAAAAAAGCTAGAATCATAAATATAGAACCAGCTATTGTAAGTGGCATAGATAAAATCAATCCGTCTCTTATCGCTTGTAAATGCTTTTGATTTCCTATTTTAGCAGCTACAGG
Protein-coding regions in this window:
- a CDS encoding glycoside hydrolase family 1 protein is translated as MHKFPKNFLWGSASAAYQVEGAYNVDGKGMSNWDNFVRIPGKTFKGTNGDVAVDHYYRYKEDIALMAEMGLKTYRFSIAWTRIFPNGNGEVNPKGIEFYKNIIDECLKYGIEPMVTIFHWDLPQSLIDQYGGFENEKIVNDFVNYAKVLFENFGKSVKYWITLNEQNIFTSLGWLTAQHPPGKFDDQKMFYQVNHYAFLAHAKAVLAYREMGFEGMIGASFAYTPSYALDCNPDNAISKLNYDDLKNYWWLDVYAYGEYPIVAMKYLERKGIAPIVSDEDKEILKKAAKEINFMGVNYYQSCVCEYNSIDGVTPYGSMNTTGKKGSAQVTGTPGLFKNPQNPYLKTTDWDWTIDPLGLTYLCREITSRYRLPIVISENGLGSFDKLESDNSIHDTYRIHYLREHLNALGQAIEDGCTVLAYCTWSFTDLLSWLNGYQKRYGFVYVDRNEETGSLNRYKKDSYYWYKDVIDSNGEKI
- the celB gene encoding PTS cellobiose transporter subunit IIC, with the protein product MSIFEKFNTFLEEKFMPVAAKIGNQKHLQAIRDGLILSMPLTIAGSIFMILAFLPIPGYYEFMSNLFGEAWMEKVLYPVRATFDIMSIFACIGISYRLAEKNKIDCLSSIALALMTFMILTPYKVSFMNTTVDAIPLVYTGSAGLFGAIISSLISVEVYTWFIKKNIVIKMPENVPPAVARSFIALIPTLALMLGTLGIRLILEVTNFQNVHELLKVTLTTPLKFLVGSWWGLAIIIAIIQLFWIAGLHGSTIILGTIGPVLGLLGDQNRLAYEAGKEIPNILGGPFFDIFISLGGGGGTFALAFLLAFVSKSKQLKEVGKISVGAACFNINEPIIFGLPIVMNPYLIIPFFITPILTGLIGYFSIAFGFLPKLPGISIPWTTPPLISGYLASIGSFRYVILQILLILIGMVIYLPFFKAFDNKMLEEESIIEGEGEYA